A single Panulirus ornatus isolate Po-2019 chromosome 18, ASM3632096v1, whole genome shotgun sequence DNA region contains:
- the LOC139755161 gene encoding uncharacterized protein — MSLHFSANQFESGYKASRLGNWEVGRVFAERPRQRRGPTRVIADDRGHLLPGVPRTHASPWGPLTQAIDPQVGERQRRQQTDHPRPATPDTDDDEDEDPGGGGEGAGLQVTGEGLLVPGARPEDALSPRDSDSRSGTITPASFRRNAKHNNVAVASVRNSRKSSAAGSRTPSAASTPGQERILKEAANLPADTVEDALLPRRPEEELTELTGSRALAIRLVDHPAPTNCTKYVVLRPNTAPSPAPSTKPPLLPKRPKTAKIIRKVPEIEFALKWDLKGSDIMEEREEDEDEAIEVVSLKKSKTREPPSPRSVSSVDSGVHVPKTAWNDGPDTRELASKLEHLEMNDNKATPSPSQKRSPEPESGYGTPKSRDSRASLPSVGSRTNSGRNSGIKLPLKPGSATPDSKNGSRRISIDSQRLAEESPKVTPKSRVASPSVGQRTPKSSRDSGRSAEARGSRKETVPASPRPATKKAAEPQLRDPLAIMETMDSVFHTVPLRDTGRGTHTARSVSAEKHQVVAATQTEEQASQATVKPSGDDQNNGGAAPPTEVRHNHPGHMKFQGPSDYKPAFKAGKVQHNSNANKPKYTRQSDRYNARLRSRHDPPRYWPINTLSSPFCNRPGYGQDQYPDHLRLRTTYGMAHTQAPKPVHGPLIKKLYL; from the exons TTCGAGAGCGGATACAAGGCGTCGAGGTTGGGCAACTGGGAGGTTGGGCGGGTGTTCGCCGAGCGGCCCAGGCAGAGGAGAGGCCCCACCAGGGTCATAGCCGACGACAGGGGACACCTCCTGCCCGGGGTCCCCCGCACCCACGCCTCCCCGTGGGGACCCCTTACACAGGCTATAG ACCCACAAGTTGGTGAgcggcagcggcggcagcagaCGGACCACCCCAGACCAGCCACACCGGACACCGACGATGATGAAGAC gaggaccctgGTGGCGGCGGTGAAGGGGCAGGTCTGCAGGTGACTGGAGAGGGGCTTCTGGTCCCTGGAGCGCGGCCTGAGGACGCCCTCAGCCCGCGTGACAGCGACAGCCGCTCCGGCACCATCACTCCCGCATCCTTCAGGAGAAACGCTAAACATAACAACGTCGCAGTCGCCTCCGTCAG GAATTCCCGTAAGTCGTCGGCGGCCGGGTCTCGCACGCCCTCTGCTGCCTCAACCCCTGGCCAAGAGAGGATCCTGAAGGAGGCGGCCAACCTTCCAGCAGACACGGTAGAGGACGCCTTACTGCCTCGCCGGCCGGAGGAAGAGCTGACGGAGCTCACGGGGTCGCGCGCCCTAGCCATCCGGCTGGTGGACCACCCGGCACCCACCAACTGCACCAAGTATGTGGTCCTCCGACCCAACACTGCTCCCTCACCTGCTCCGTCCACCAAGCCGCCATTACTGCCGAAACGACCAAAAACCGCCAAAATcatacgaaaagttcccgagaTCGAGTTCGCCCTCAAATGGGACCTTAAGGGAAGTGACATcatggaggaaagagaagaggacgaggacgaggccaTCGAAGTCGTCTCTCTCAAGAAGAGCAAGACGCGGGAGCCTCCCTCTCCACGATCCGTCAGTTCCGTCGACTCTGGCGTCCACGTCCCTAAGACGGCATGGAACGACGGTCCAGACACGCGCGAACTGGCATCGAAGCTGGAACACCTCGAGATGAACGACAACAAAGCAACGCCGTCTCCGTCACAGAAGCGGTCCCCAGAGCCCGAGTCTGGCTACGGCACTCCCAAGTCCCGCGACTCACGGGCCAGCCTGCCTTCTGTGGGCTCGAGGACGAACTCGGGCAGAAACAGCGGCATCAAGCTGCCCCTCAAGCCCGGTAGTGCCACGCCCGACAGCAAGAACGGAAGCAGGAGGATCTCCATAGATTCCCAGAGACTGGCTGAGGAGAGCCCTAAAGTGACACCCAAGTCTAGGGTAGCCTCTCCCAGCGTAGGACAACGCACACCCAAGTCGTCCCGGGACTCTGGCAGAAGCGCGGAGGCTCGGGGGTCGCGGAAGGAAACCGTGCCTGCAAGTCCTCGACCTGCGACGAAGAAGGCGGCGGAACCGCAGCTCAGGGATCCCCTAGCCATCATGGAGACCATGGACTCCGTGTTCCACACAGTGCCTCTGCGGGACACGGGCAGAGGCACGCACACCGCCAGGAGCGTGTCGGCGGAGAAGCATCAAGTTGTGGCAGCGACGCAGACGGAGGAGCAGGCTAGCCAGGCGACAGTGAAGCCCTCCGGTGACGACCAGAACAACGGCGGCGCCGCTCCCCCTACTGAA GTGCGGCACAACCaccctggacacatgaaattCCAGGGACCCTCAGACTACAAGCCAGCCTTCAAAGCTGGCAAGGTCCAACACAACTCCAACGCCAACAAGCCAAA GTACACGCGGCAGAGCGACCGTTACAACGCGCGGCTGCGCTCGCGCCACGACCCACCTCGGTACTGGCCCATCAACACCCTCAGCTCACCCTTCTGCAACCGCCCCGGGTACGGCCAGGACCAGTACCCGGACCACCTGCGCCTGCGGACCACCTACGGCATGGCCCACACCCAGGCACCCAAGCCCGTCCACGGGCCCCTCATCAAGAAGCTCTACCTCTGA